From Synoicihabitans lomoniglobus, the proteins below share one genomic window:
- a CDS encoding bifunctional class I SAM-dependent methyltransferase/glycosyltransferase family 2 protein, translating to MPLSQPPTDSSQTIREHFDQFAQPLPGLARAYRRLLAHYYSLLIPVDATVLEIGCGSGELLKHIPAKRKVGVDLSIRQIELARNNVPDAVFIQSDGQSLPLDETFDYVVISDTINFVDDVQVLLSRIRTVCTPATRLLINIPNTLWRPGFALADAINLRGAHPHSSWLSHRDVHNLLTLANWDIIKTQPRALWPFAAGWFERTINRSIAPLLPWLCVTQFIVARPSLSDGDSETPLPADLKSPHETSVTIVVPARNESGNIEAAITRTPVMGAWTEFIFVEGGSKDDTWEEIQRVQRAYPDVRIKAIQQTGKGKGNAVREGYALAEGDILMILDTDLTMPPEELPKYFHALTSGHCEFANGCRLVYPMDEHAMQFLNMIANKIFGILFSWLMGQHLKDTLCGTKVLRRSDYLKLEANRAYFGDFDPFGDFDLIFGADRMNLKIRDIPIRYRDRTYGSTNINRWSHGWLLLRMVLFAARKLKFV from the coding sequence ATGCCGCTCAGCCAGCCTCCTACAGACTCCAGTCAGACGATTCGTGAACATTTTGACCAGTTCGCACAACCGTTACCAGGTCTCGCGAGGGCGTATCGACGATTGCTGGCCCATTATTATAGCCTACTGATTCCTGTCGACGCCACGGTATTGGAAATCGGTTGTGGCAGTGGTGAACTCCTAAAACACATTCCCGCCAAACGAAAAGTGGGGGTGGATCTATCCATACGCCAGATTGAGTTGGCTAGAAACAATGTGCCAGACGCGGTTTTCATTCAATCCGACGGTCAGTCACTGCCTCTCGACGAGACATTCGACTATGTCGTAATATCCGACACCATCAATTTTGTCGACGATGTGCAGGTCCTACTTTCCCGGATACGCACGGTGTGCACGCCCGCCACTCGCTTGCTCATCAACATCCCCAACACACTTTGGCGACCCGGCTTTGCATTGGCAGACGCGATCAACCTCCGCGGCGCACATCCCCACAGCAGTTGGCTCTCGCATCGCGACGTTCACAATTTGTTAACGCTCGCCAATTGGGATATCATCAAAACACAGCCCCGCGCTCTGTGGCCATTCGCAGCGGGTTGGTTCGAACGCACGATCAATCGATCTATCGCCCCGCTGCTCCCCTGGCTTTGTGTCACTCAGTTCATTGTCGCTCGTCCCTCGCTTTCAGATGGAGATTCTGAAACGCCACTACCAGCGGACCTGAAGTCTCCTCATGAAACCAGTGTAACCATCGTCGTGCCAGCTCGAAACGAGTCGGGTAACATTGAAGCGGCCATCACCCGCACTCCAGTGATGGGAGCGTGGACCGAATTTATTTTTGTCGAAGGCGGCTCCAAGGACGACACATGGGAAGAGATCCAACGCGTTCAGAGAGCATATCCTGACGTGCGCATTAAAGCCATCCAACAAACCGGCAAAGGGAAAGGAAACGCCGTGCGGGAGGGATACGCACTAGCCGAAGGAGATATTCTGATGATTTTGGATACAGACCTCACGATGCCTCCCGAGGAACTGCCCAAATATTTTCATGCGCTTACCTCGGGCCACTGTGAATTCGCCAATGGCTGTAGACTAGTCTACCCCATGGACGAGCACGCGATGCAGTTCCTTAACATGATAGCTAACAAAATATTTGGAATATTATTTTCGTGGCTAATGGGTCAACACCTCAAAGATACATTATGTGGCACCAAGGTCTTGCGACGCTCGGACTACCTGAAGCTGGAGGCCAATCGCGCCTATTTCGGTGATTTTGACCCTTTCGGTGACTTTGATTTAATATTCGGAGCCGACCGCATGAATCTTAAAATTCGAGACATTCCCATCCGATATCGCGACCGAACTTACGGCTCCACCAATATCAACCGCTGGAGCCACGGGTGGCTGCTACTGCGGATGGTGCTCTTTGCCGCACGAAAACTGAAATTTGTGTGA
- a CDS encoding class I SAM-dependent methyltransferase: MPLYDFSNLTIDKTISPLDTMIVPGRKEQYFEIGHRALELVEFAARLCEKPHFPNILDFGCGYARVLRWLRPRHHYAEITACELEQEAIDFSALHWGAIPVRSHRDISRIKFDRKFDLVWCGSVLTHLDLPQWEQTLDMLIDATNECGVIILTLQGRFFASALANKQRYVADDVDQTSLLDDFKRNGFAYQKYFDRPDYGITLSAPEWVTRLISKRTNVILRSYIEESWGMQDVVILYKAENYFAKVL, translated from the coding sequence ATGCCACTCTACGACTTCAGTAATCTGACCATTGATAAAACGATTTCTCCACTCGACACCATGATCGTGCCCGGACGAAAAGAACAGTATTTCGAGATCGGGCATCGTGCTCTGGAGTTGGTGGAGTTCGCCGCGAGATTGTGCGAAAAACCTCACTTCCCTAATATTCTTGATTTCGGTTGCGGCTACGCCCGCGTGCTTCGTTGGTTGCGTCCGCGTCACCACTACGCGGAGATCACCGCATGCGAATTAGAGCAAGAAGCGATCGATTTTTCCGCCCTCCATTGGGGAGCCATTCCGGTTCGCTCCCATAGAGACATCTCCCGCATAAAGTTCGACCGAAAGTTTGATCTCGTGTGGTGCGGATCGGTGCTCACTCACCTCGATCTCCCCCAATGGGAGCAGACCCTCGACATGTTAATTGACGCGACCAACGAATGCGGCGTCATTATCCTGACGCTCCAAGGTCGCTTTTTTGCCAGTGCACTGGCCAATAAGCAGCGCTATGTTGCTGACGATGTGGACCAAACCTCCCTTCTCGATGACTTCAAACGCAATGGTTTCGCCTACCAGAAATACTTTGATCGGCCCGACTACGGCATCACTCTTTCGGCACCTGAATGGGTTACACGTCTTATTTCCAAGCGAACCAACGTAATATTAAGATCCTACATTGAAGAGTCATGGGGCATGCAGGACGTAGTGATTCTCTACAAAGCCGAAAACTACTTCGCCAAGGTGCTGTAG
- a CDS encoding phospholipid carrier-dependent glycosyltransferase: MHTKIRFTIPTPVWALFIACLIFHFFCTIQGWTWGFMLGHEFRQTQTALISYYIDLQDNFSLDYETPLFGPPWQMPLELPVYEWCVVWVKRVFGIKDFEAARTVSLTCFYAAFPAFYLLLGRSGLVPAHRLVVLALLLCCPVYIFYSRAFLIDPMAFMFSVWFLAAFVESMIRRQWRWWLLCTLVGSIAALIKSLVFLVWLFPAASYGAWSLWRDWQENGTRRALTTTVWGVGVVVLPYTSLRWWVDRTDAIKENPVTEVFTSKMLTEGNFGTYSLAARLSAHTWEHMFIRWSEAFTYWWSAGTIWLFGIMFCRTQRWRILTAIVLFMFGQFAFPYAYTGQDYYFYTCAAFGVMGMGFVVVGIWEKSRWPIWLRFILAALPFAALVTPYWRGYRPMQQVESHGGFGMTAALDYLLPNESVVVIQGEDWAAIRPYYIKRRAFMIRNGMERNERYMTWGLDNLRNESVDALMVDLSLSQREEWVADVTSRLNLNSWPTLRDNRFEVYFSPILDHELREIPEVVNFHEVRLVDAPSTDEEWWEPVRNLLPGKARRLFPVVNRDVFRYRIGYGYGLGDVQGTPALNFHPDSDLWVDAPVGPGRTEWRYGLAPAAYEKDGDRTNGVLFGLYAENASKERRSLFERKLRPTTEVSDRGIQTSLIDYVLAEDETLVFASRPLDSYAFDWAFFYSAKVE, encoded by the coding sequence ATGCATACGAAAATCAGGTTTACCATTCCGACCCCAGTTTGGGCGCTGTTTATTGCTTGTTTGATTTTCCATTTTTTTTGCACCATCCAAGGATGGACTTGGGGTTTCATGTTGGGGCATGAGTTCCGTCAGACTCAGACCGCACTCATTTCCTATTATATCGACCTGCAGGATAATTTCTCGTTGGATTACGAAACGCCCTTGTTTGGGCCGCCCTGGCAAATGCCTCTCGAGTTGCCGGTGTATGAATGGTGTGTCGTTTGGGTCAAGCGAGTGTTTGGCATAAAGGATTTTGAGGCGGCGCGAACGGTATCGCTCACCTGTTTTTACGCGGCGTTCCCCGCCTTTTATTTGCTTCTAGGGCGTAGTGGCCTCGTTCCGGCGCATCGATTGGTGGTTTTAGCGTTATTACTGTGCTGTCCGGTATATATTTTTTACTCACGGGCGTTTCTGATCGATCCCATGGCGTTTATGTTTTCGGTGTGGTTTTTGGCTGCATTTGTGGAAAGCATGATTCGCCGCCAGTGGCGTTGGTGGCTGCTTTGCACGTTAGTTGGCTCAATAGCCGCATTGATCAAGAGCCTAGTTTTTTTGGTATGGCTCTTTCCTGCCGCGAGCTATGGGGCTTGGAGTCTTTGGCGTGACTGGCAGGAAAACGGGACCCGCCGGGCGCTGACAACGACGGTATGGGGAGTCGGCGTTGTTGTATTGCCCTATACTTCGCTGCGGTGGTGGGTGGATCGAACAGATGCGATCAAGGAAAATCCGGTAACAGAAGTTTTTACTTCAAAGATGCTCACGGAGGGTAATTTCGGCACCTACAGCTTGGCTGCGCGTCTTTCAGCCCACACTTGGGAGCACATGTTTATCCGATGGTCGGAAGCGTTTACTTATTGGTGGTCAGCTGGAACCATTTGGTTGTTTGGCATCATGTTTTGCCGAACACAGAGGTGGCGGATTTTGACCGCGATTGTGCTGTTTATGTTTGGTCAGTTTGCTTTTCCGTATGCCTACACGGGGCAGGACTATTACTTTTACACCTGCGCGGCCTTCGGCGTCATGGGAATGGGTTTTGTGGTCGTGGGGATATGGGAAAAATCACGTTGGCCGATATGGCTTCGGTTCATCTTGGCCGCGTTACCATTCGCCGCATTGGTGACTCCATATTGGCGGGGCTACCGCCCCATGCAGCAGGTTGAAAGTCATGGTGGATTCGGTATGACAGCTGCACTAGATTATTTGTTGCCAAATGAGAGTGTCGTCGTGATTCAAGGCGAAGACTGGGCGGCGATTCGCCCCTACTATATCAAACGCCGCGCATTCATGATTCGTAATGGAATGGAACGCAATGAGCGTTACATGACGTGGGGATTAGATAATCTCCGCAATGAATCCGTTGACGCGCTGATGGTGGACTTGAGTTTATCTCAACGAGAGGAGTGGGTGGCCGACGTCACCAGTCGCCTTAATCTGAATAGCTGGCCGACTCTGCGAGACAATCGATTCGAAGTGTATTTCAGTCCGATATTGGACCATGAATTGCGCGAAATCCCAGAGGTCGTTAATTTTCACGAAGTGCGTCTCGTTGACGCTCCGTCGACCGATGAGGAATGGTGGGAACCCGTCCGCAATCTTCTGCCCGGGAAGGCGCGCCGGTTGTTTCCAGTGGTTAACCGCGACGTGTTCCGCTATCGCATAGGCTATGGCTACGGATTGGGTGACGTGCAGGGGACCCCTGCACTCAACTTTCACCCCGATTCCGATTTGTGGGTTGATGCACCCGTTGGCCCGGGCCGCACGGAGTGGAGATATGGGCTTGCCCCCGCAGCCTATGAAAAAGACGGCGATCGCACCAATGGCGTGCTTTTTGGACTTTACGCTGAGAACGCTAGTAAGGAGAGACGCTCGTTATTTGAACGAAAATTAAGGCCGACCACGGAAGTGAGTGACCGAGGGATACAAACGAGTCTGATCGATTATGTGTTAGCGGAGGACGAGACACTCGTTTTTGCATCCCGACCGTTGGACAGCTATGCATTCGATTGGGCCTTTTTTTATTCCGCCAAAGTGGAGTAG
- a CDS encoding ArnT family glycosyltransferase, with amino-acid sequence MIALLLHGWIVTRDWSTPALTGHEFRQTQTAIIARYIDKQNNFSVDYDTPILGKPWRIPLEFPLYQWAVVGVQRLTPLTNVQAARMLSLVSFYGTLGAVFLLLGDIGVRVAARWLILAVVLCTPVYLFYARAFLIDPMATCFSAWFLAAFVRTLGQRDWRWGLLCTLAATAAALIKSVLFFVWLVPAAAWGAWRLWESWKQEKVGAAIGNIILWGIGPMVLPAVSLLWWIRHTDEIKQTHPSGWIFTSEALSRGNWGMFSVTAWLDWAMWERMMARWSETLMPPFAVVAIVLTGWLIAARWRVALLGTMALFLVGQVAFPYAYADQDYYFYAAAIFAAVAIGIAMVGLLECDAWPRLLRMILVLLPLGLLHQSYAAGYQDWLARAGENEWAVTKALREYLPEDSVIIVVGEDWSAVVPYFSHKRALMIRRGLERDDDYLVRAFTDLDGEDVSALLLFREYRDLNRLAGFAQDRFQLDSEPTFKSEGLDVYIARRYRDRLVDEVGQDRSRFFDITELAADATDRWEGRTPLLVSGKESAKQFPLIDAKVTKVLAEHFPNLREEGQSQTMNLHPDMDIWLETDVREGVITWEFGIVDAAFAGNGANDHTDGVDFLVVAESANGKRRRPLFRRLLNPAARPEDRGLQRFEFGFELDVNEQMVIVIRGGFSRNYDWAYGRQFEITPLTISASDHSH; translated from the coding sequence AGCAGAATAATTTTTCGGTAGATTACGACACGCCAATTCTGGGGAAGCCTTGGCGCATCCCGCTCGAGTTTCCACTCTACCAGTGGGCGGTGGTGGGGGTTCAGCGCCTCACGCCGCTTACGAATGTGCAAGCGGCACGAATGCTGTCATTGGTCAGCTTTTACGGAACACTCGGCGCAGTGTTTCTATTGCTGGGCGATATCGGAGTGCGCGTCGCAGCGCGTTGGTTGATTCTCGCGGTGGTTTTATGCACCCCGGTTTATCTGTTCTATGCGCGGGCATTTTTGATTGATCCAATGGCGACTTGTTTCTCGGCGTGGTTTTTGGCGGCATTTGTTCGCACTCTAGGACAAAGAGATTGGCGCTGGGGGTTATTATGCACGTTGGCGGCGACGGCGGCGGCACTGATCAAAAGCGTGTTGTTTTTTGTTTGGTTGGTGCCCGCCGCAGCATGGGGAGCGTGGCGATTATGGGAAAGCTGGAAGCAGGAAAAGGTGGGGGCGGCTATCGGTAATATTATCTTATGGGGAATTGGCCCGATGGTATTGCCCGCAGTTTCCCTGTTATGGTGGATTAGGCATACCGACGAGATCAAGCAGACGCATCCATCGGGCTGGATTTTTACCTCGGAAGCTTTGTCACGAGGGAATTGGGGAATGTTCAGCGTGACAGCCTGGTTGGACTGGGCGATGTGGGAGCGCATGATGGCACGATGGAGTGAAACATTGATGCCTCCCTTCGCAGTGGTTGCGATAGTGCTGACAGGCTGGTTGATTGCTGCGCGATGGCGTGTAGCTTTGCTGGGAACCATGGCACTGTTTCTGGTGGGGCAGGTAGCCTTTCCCTACGCTTATGCTGACCAGGATTACTATTTTTATGCGGCGGCAATTTTTGCGGCGGTAGCCATCGGTATCGCGATGGTGGGTCTGCTGGAGTGCGACGCATGGCCCCGGCTATTGAGAATGATCTTGGTTCTGTTACCATTGGGCCTGTTGCACCAATCCTATGCCGCCGGATACCAGGATTGGCTTGCCCGAGCGGGAGAGAACGAGTGGGCAGTAACTAAAGCTCTCCGGGAGTATTTACCCGAGGACAGCGTGATCATCGTAGTGGGGGAGGATTGGTCTGCAGTCGTGCCATACTTTAGTCACAAACGAGCGCTTATGATCCGACGTGGACTTGAACGAGATGACGATTATCTGGTGCGGGCTTTTACTGACCTCGACGGTGAAGACGTAAGCGCGCTTTTGCTGTTTCGCGAGTATCGTGACTTAAACCGGTTGGCGGGATTTGCCCAAGATCGGTTTCAACTCGATTCCGAACCTACGTTTAAAAGCGAAGGGTTGGATGTGTATATTGCTCGGCGATATCGTGATCGACTCGTCGATGAAGTAGGGCAGGACAGAAGTCGTTTTTTCGACATTACGGAGTTGGCGGCGGACGCCACGGACCGTTGGGAGGGGAGGACGCCTTTGCTCGTGAGCGGAAAGGAGTCGGCAAAGCAGTTTCCACTCATCGACGCGAAGGTCACCAAGGTTCTTGCTGAACATTTCCCCAATCTGAGGGAAGAAGGGCAAAGTCAGACGATGAACCTGCACCCGGATATGGATATATGGCTTGAGACGGATGTGCGGGAGGGAGTCATCACTTGGGAGTTTGGAATTGTTGACGCGGCTTTCGCGGGAAACGGGGCAAATGATCACACGGATGGGGTTGATTTTTTGGTTGTCGCAGAATCCGCAAACGGGAAGCGAAGGCGACCGCTGTTTCGAAGACTATTGAATCCTGCAGCCCGACCTGAGGATCGAGGGTTGCAGCGTTTCGAATTCGGGTTTGAGCTCGATGTTAATGAACAAATGGTTATTGTGATTCGGGGCGGCTTCAGCAGGAACTACGATTGGGCTTACGGTCGACAATTTGAGATAACACCATTAACGATATCTGCATCCGATCACAGTCACTAA